The Corynebacterium pseudopelargi genome contains a region encoding:
- a CDS encoding alpha/beta fold hydrolase encodes MALLKWVPPMGILPASPPIQGGEIPVLFLHGTLGSPGNFEFPARALANRGRAFVAPRYGSHGTDSLDTSLAELSGYVAKLEAQGIKQVDIVGHSAGGLLGLRLAHKHPGFVRGLIGLGAAFKGVPRSLPLNRLSRPMLSPLVRFVAGQVFVDITQQLAAQIPEGLQLISIYSTADRIVPAASSQLGRTIEIAGVRHEELPRQTVPILEALALIK; translated from the coding sequence ATGGCACTGCTGAAATGGGTGCCACCCATGGGCATCCTCCCAGCCTCGCCGCCGATCCAAGGCGGCGAGATACCCGTGCTGTTTTTGCACGGCACGTTAGGTTCGCCAGGCAACTTCGAATTCCCGGCGCGAGCCCTGGCCAACCGCGGCAGGGCATTTGTGGCCCCACGCTATGGCTCCCACGGCACCGATTCCTTAGATACTTCCTTAGCCGAGCTCAGTGGCTATGTGGCCAAGCTCGAAGCCCAAGGCATTAAGCAGGTAGATATTGTGGGCCATTCTGCCGGCGGGCTGCTGGGGTTAAGGCTTGCACATAAACACCCCGGGTTTGTGCGCGGATTAATTGGCTTAGGCGCGGCCTTTAAAGGCGTGCCGCGCTCATTGCCGCTGAATCGTCTAAGCAGACCAATGCTAAGCCCCTTGGTCAGATTTGTTGCAGGCCAAGTGTTTGTAGATATCACCCAACAGCTTGCAGCCCAGATCCCAGAGGGGCTGCAGCTTATCTCCATCTACTCCACTGCTGATCGCATTGTGCCTGCGGCCTCAAGCCAGCTTGGGCGCACCATCGAAATAGCCGGGGTGCGCCACGAGGAATTGCCGCGCCAAACAGTGCCGATCCTTGAGGCCCTAGCGCTGATTAAGTAG
- a CDS encoding HIT family protein has translation MSVFSKIIAGELPGRFVYRSEDVVAFLTIEPLAYGHVLVVPVQEVDRWTDLDPKLWARLSEVAQEIGQAIIKAFDAPRAGFIIAGFDVPHTHIHVFPTSQMADYDFSQAMGMNETDPALMDDAAKRIREALEA, from the coding sequence ATGAGCGTGTTTAGCAAAATCATCGCAGGTGAACTCCCAGGCCGATTCGTCTACCGCAGCGAAGACGTGGTGGCGTTTCTTACCATCGAGCCGCTTGCCTACGGCCACGTGCTCGTGGTGCCAGTACAAGAAGTAGATCGCTGGACCGATCTTGATCCAAAACTCTGGGCTCGCCTCAGCGAGGTTGCCCAAGAGATCGGGCAGGCAATTATCAAGGCTTTCGACGCCCCACGCGCGGGCTTTATCATCGCAGGCTTCGATGTGCCCCACACCCACATCCACGTCTTCCCCACTTCACAGATGGCCGATTATGACTTCTCCCAGGCCATGGGCATGAATGAGACAGACCCAGCGCTCATGGACGACGCCGCCAAGCGCATCCGCGAGGCACTCGAGGCTTAA
- the purD gene encoding phosphoribosylamine--glycine ligase gives MRILLIGSGAREHALALGMSKDPQVTELHAAPGNPGIAQLATCHVDAGPVDDAEAMVALAKKVDADLVVIGPEIPLVAGVSDALRDAGFAVFGPSKAAAQIEGSKAFAKDVMAAAGVRTAHAESIQPGADEASLDEAFGRFGPNYVVKDDGLAGGKGVVVTRDLEQAKDHARAVLAAGNPVLLESFLDGPEVSLFCLVHDSTVVPLLPAQDYKRAFDQDEGPNTGGMGAYAPLPWLPEDATQRIVDEVCVPVAKEMVRRGTPYSGLLYAGLAWGEDGPAVVEFNCRFGDPETQAVLALLNTPLAGVLSAVAQGQLAALPPLDWQPGYALTVVLAAEGYPESPRTGGVIHGVEGKPVLHAGTAFDGQKLVSAGGRVLNVIGVGEDLATARARAYEALDGIALEGSHFRSDIALKAERGEIGI, from the coding sequence ATGCGCATTCTTCTGATTGGTTCTGGAGCGCGCGAGCATGCGCTTGCGCTTGGTATGAGCAAGGACCCGCAGGTAACAGAGCTGCACGCGGCACCAGGTAATCCTGGTATTGCCCAGCTAGCTACGTGCCATGTGGATGCCGGCCCGGTAGATGATGCCGAGGCTATGGTCGCCCTTGCCAAGAAGGTCGATGCAGATCTGGTGGTGATTGGCCCAGAAATCCCACTGGTAGCCGGTGTTTCAGATGCACTGCGTGATGCAGGTTTTGCCGTGTTTGGCCCCAGCAAAGCGGCAGCGCAGATCGAAGGCTCAAAGGCTTTTGCCAAAGATGTGATGGCCGCAGCCGGTGTGCGCACCGCCCATGCAGAAAGCATTCAGCCCGGTGCCGATGAGGCCAGCTTGGACGAGGCCTTCGGTCGCTTCGGTCCGAACTATGTGGTCAAAGACGATGGCCTTGCCGGCGGCAAGGGCGTGGTGGTGACCCGCGATCTAGAGCAGGCCAAGGATCACGCCCGCGCGGTATTGGCTGCCGGTAACCCGGTGCTGCTGGAAAGCTTCCTCGATGGCCCCGAGGTATCGCTGTTTTGCCTTGTGCACGACTCCACCGTGGTGCCCCTGCTGCCCGCCCAAGATTACAAGCGCGCCTTTGATCAGGATGAAGGCCCCAATACCGGTGGTATGGGCGCCTATGCTCCGCTGCCGTGGCTGCCGGAGGATGCTACCCAGCGCATCGTGGATGAGGTGTGCGTGCCAGTAGCTAAAGAGATGGTTCGCCGCGGCACCCCTTATTCCGGTCTGTTGTATGCCGGTTTGGCCTGGGGCGAGGACGGTCCTGCGGTGGTGGAGTTCAACTGCCGCTTCGGTGATCCTGAAACCCAGGCTGTGCTCGCACTTTTGAATACCCCACTTGCGGGGGTGTTATCGGCCGTTGCGCAGGGTCAATTAGCGGCATTGCCGCCGCTGGATTGGCAGCCAGGCTACGCACTGACGGTGGTATTGGCGGCCGAGGGCTATCCCGAGTCTCCTCGAACCGGGGGAGTAATCCACGGTGTAGAAGGCAAGCCGGTGCTGCACGCAGGCACTGCTTTTGATGGCCAGAAGCTTGTTTCGGCAGGTGGCCGCGTGCTCAATGTCATCGGTGTGGGCGAGGACCTGGCCACTGCGCGTGCCCGAGCCTATGAGGCATTAGATGGCATTGCGCTTGAGGGCTCCCATTTCCGCAGCGATATTGCGCTCAAAGCCGAGCGCGGAGAGATCGGAATTTAA
- a CDS encoding TrkH family potassium uptake protein: protein MHKTPARLVASSFGSLILVGCLLLLLPVSKTGDGGADFVTALFTATSAVCLTGLIVVDTATYWTHFGQLIILILIQLGGLGIMTLTTFVSWVLAGRIGVRSRLNAAAEGRGRQLGEVKGLLIATISFTLAVETVLGIILTLRFHAYGYDWAASLWEGTFHSISAFNNAGFSLKSDNLVQFVGDWIIILPISFAIIIGGLGFPLLLEFYRRWRARRRRQAPPRFSISGIFVMVGTVTLLTVGFVGTAVIEWTGVLGHLDTPTKILSAFFHSVSSRTAGFNSVDIGAMHPNSLLLTDILMFIGGGTGGTAGGMKITTMAVILAVMVAEVRGDEHVLVHKRRIPNRSVRQAIAVTVMAGLLVVSAIMLIMLVAPQFDPQRVTFEVVSAFGTVGLSTGITGDLPKVAQLIIVVLMFAGRIGPVSLVSALASRDSKRLYCFPDERPLIG, encoded by the coding sequence GTGCATAAGACACCAGCCCGACTTGTGGCCAGTAGCTTTGGCAGCCTCATCCTTGTTGGCTGCCTGTTGCTGCTGTTGCCCGTGTCCAAAACCGGCGACGGTGGCGCCGATTTTGTTACCGCGCTTTTTACCGCAACCTCTGCGGTGTGCCTGACCGGCCTGATTGTGGTGGATACCGCAACCTATTGGACGCACTTTGGTCAACTCATCATCTTGATCCTGATCCAGCTCGGCGGTTTGGGCATCATGACGCTGACCACCTTCGTCAGCTGGGTACTTGCCGGACGCATCGGCGTGCGCAGCAGGCTTAATGCCGCCGCAGAAGGCCGCGGCAGGCAATTGGGTGAAGTTAAAGGCCTGCTGATCGCCACCATCTCTTTTACCCTGGCGGTAGAAACGGTCCTGGGCATCATCCTCACCTTGCGCTTTCACGCCTATGGCTACGACTGGGCGGCAAGCCTGTGGGAAGGCACCTTCCACTCCATCTCTGCCTTTAATAACGCCGGCTTTTCGCTCAAAAGCGATAACCTGGTGCAATTCGTGGGCGACTGGATCATCATCTTGCCCATCTCCTTTGCCATCATCATCGGTGGCCTAGGCTTCCCGCTGCTCCTTGAGTTTTATCGGCGGTGGCGGGCACGGCGGCGTCGACAAGCACCCCCTCGCTTTTCTATCTCCGGCATCTTCGTCATGGTCGGTACCGTCACGCTTTTAACCGTGGGCTTTGTTGGCACCGCCGTGATCGAGTGGACCGGTGTGCTTGGGCATTTGGATACGCCCACGAAGATCCTTTCTGCCTTCTTCCACTCGGTAAGCTCGCGTACCGCTGGCTTTAACTCCGTAGATATTGGTGCGATGCACCCGAACTCGCTGCTGCTGACGGATATTTTGATGTTCATCGGCGGCGGCACCGGTGGTACGGCAGGTGGCATGAAGATCACCACCATGGCAGTGATCCTTGCGGTGATGGTGGCAGAAGTCCGCGGTGATGAACATGTGCTGGTGCACAAGCGCCGCATTCCTAATCGCTCGGTGCGCCAGGCCATTGCCGTTACCGTGATGGCTGGTTTGTTGGTGGTGAGCGCGATCATGCTGATCATGCTGGTGGCGCCACAATTTGATCCTCAACGAGTAACCTTCGAGGTAGTGAGTGCCTTTGGCACGGTGGGTCTTTCTACCGGCATTACCGGCGATCTGCCCAAGGTTGCTCAGCTCATCATCGTGGTGCTGATGTTCGCCGGCCGTATCGGCCCGGTGTCGTTGGTATCCGCACTTGCAAGCCGAGACAGTAAACGTCTGTACTGTTTCCCCGACGAAAGGCCTCTCATTGGCTAA
- a CDS encoding potassium channel family protein, which produces MAKHHNHAPVVILGLGRFGMALGEELVNTGVEVLGIDSNESVVDKASQVLTFAATADTTNVEALRQLSVDEASRVVVGIGTDMGASLLTASTVVDLKVPSIWAKAVNNPHAKILRQIGVHHVIRPEQDTGRRIAHLMNGRVQEYAEFDRDYAIEKVAPPVSYLGKKVSDIKGVQIIAVRRAGGRFGPSESDMVLKAGDLVLAAGHPDELERFGTTD; this is translated from the coding sequence TTGGCTAAGCATCATAATCACGCCCCCGTGGTCATTCTCGGCCTTGGTCGATTCGGCATGGCCTTGGGCGAAGAGCTGGTAAATACCGGCGTAGAAGTCCTCGGTATCGATAGCAATGAATCGGTGGTGGATAAGGCATCGCAGGTGCTCACCTTCGCCGCTACCGCCGATACCACCAATGTGGAGGCGCTGCGCCAGCTTTCGGTGGACGAGGCCTCGCGCGTGGTGGTTGGCATTGGTACCGACATGGGCGCCTCCTTGCTCACCGCCTCTACGGTGGTGGACTTGAAGGTGCCGAGCATTTGGGCCAAGGCCGTGAATAATCCCCACGCCAAGATCTTGCGCCAGATCGGTGTGCACCACGTGATTCGCCCCGAGCAAGACACTGGCCGACGCATCGCGCACCTGATGAATGGCCGCGTACAAGAGTATGCAGAATTCGATCGCGACTACGCCATTGAAAAAGTAGCGCCGCCGGTGTCGTATCTGGGCAAGAAGGTATCGGATATCAAGGGTGTGCAGATCATTGCCGTGCGCCGTGCCGGTGGGCGCTTCGGGCCTTCCGAGTCCGATATGGTGCTCAAGGCGGGCGATCTGGTGCTTGCTGCCGGGCACCCGGATGAGCTCGAGCGCTTCGGCACGACAGACTAA
- a CDS encoding TetR/AcrR family transcriptional regulator, translating to MARKNARNGLIQAALEVVEEGGMGALSLDTVAQKAGVTKRGLLYHFPTKHALITGVHQQLAAHFEQALEQATGHTPQQATLRERTKGYVEAALNAPSVGEKRFLIEASQEPEWLEPWMQVYLRWFPEDQTPIGELSKEELLCLVARMSADGAWGYLYATGSALDDANRKRLSSTILQNL from the coding sequence ATGGCAAGAAAAAACGCACGTAATGGCCTAATTCAGGCAGCACTGGAAGTAGTAGAAGAAGGCGGAATGGGAGCACTCAGCCTTGATACCGTCGCCCAAAAAGCAGGGGTGACCAAACGCGGCCTGCTCTACCACTTCCCCACCAAGCACGCACTGATTACCGGCGTGCACCAACAACTGGCAGCACACTTCGAGCAAGCACTAGAACAAGCCACCGGACATACCCCGCAACAAGCAACGCTGCGCGAACGCACCAAAGGCTATGTCGAAGCAGCGCTGAACGCACCAAGCGTGGGCGAAAAACGCTTTCTTATCGAGGCATCCCAAGAACCCGAGTGGCTTGAGCCCTGGATGCAGGTGTATCTGCGATGGTTCCCCGAGGATCAAACCCCCATTGGCGAGCTCAGCAAAGAAGAACTCCTCTGCCTGGTGGCACGCATGAGCGCCGATGGCGCCTGGGGGTATCTCTACGCCACCGGTTCTGCCTTAGACGATGCCAACCGCAAGCGTTTAAGCAGCACCATCTTGCAAAACCTCTAG
- a CDS encoding MFS transporter encodes MAQATTPKATKKSWIGLAVLVLPMLLIAIDGMVLVFALPEITQDLQPTGTQQLWILDIYSLMLAGLLITMASLGDRFGRKRVLLIGAGLFSIASIIGGLSPNPETLIFARALLGVAGSMMMPGTLSLIRNMFLDRDQRRIAMAVWAAMGALGAAAGPIVGGWIIEYFSWHAAFFMNLPVMLLLLILAPTLVPESKNPTPGRVDVLSIILSLGGMIALVYGVKTLANDEDTAVALLTVAAGALLLGVFVARQLRLAEPMINVRLFKNKAFTGAVLTNLLSVFAMVGALFALTQYLQLVAGLSIIKAALWLLPQAFVSAIAGFIASALVKKVPTAAIVASGMLITGSGFAMLMALTPTTHPWFVSVALCLVGLGSGIGLTLTNDLIMSSVRPEESGQASAISNSGYELGTSFGIAILGSLLLSFYRSGVEGALPAGLPAQVVEGAEETLATALVFAQELPGELGAQLAAAATDAFTNALASTGGVAMGIMVGLAVFATVMLRGVSAQEDIAEDPQPALEPAS; translated from the coding sequence ATGGCGCAGGCAACAACACCCAAAGCCACTAAGAAGTCATGGATCGGGCTTGCAGTACTCGTGCTTCCCATGCTCCTTATTGCCATCGACGGCATGGTCTTAGTCTTCGCACTGCCAGAGATCACCCAAGACCTCCAACCCACAGGCACCCAGCAACTCTGGATCCTGGATATCTACTCGCTCATGCTGGCCGGGTTACTGATCACCATGGCCTCCCTGGGAGATCGCTTCGGACGCAAGCGAGTCTTGCTCATCGGCGCAGGGCTGTTTTCCATCGCATCGATCATCGGCGGGCTCTCGCCCAATCCCGAAACACTGATCTTTGCCCGAGCACTATTGGGCGTGGCCGGATCGATGATGATGCCGGGCACCCTATCGCTGATCCGCAACATGTTCCTCGACCGCGATCAACGCCGCATCGCCATGGCCGTATGGGCCGCCATGGGCGCATTGGGAGCGGCCGCAGGGCCAATCGTGGGCGGCTGGATTATCGAATACTTCAGTTGGCACGCTGCCTTCTTTATGAACCTGCCCGTCATGCTCCTGCTGCTCATCCTTGCCCCCACCTTGGTGCCAGAAAGCAAAAACCCCACGCCAGGGCGCGTGGATGTCTTAAGCATCATCTTGTCGCTCGGCGGCATGATCGCTTTGGTCTATGGCGTAAAAACGCTGGCCAATGATGAAGACACCGCAGTAGCACTGCTCACCGTGGCAGCAGGTGCACTGCTGCTGGGCGTGTTCGTGGCACGCCAACTCCGCCTGGCCGAGCCGATGATTAACGTGCGGCTGTTTAAAAACAAGGCCTTTACCGGCGCAGTGCTTACCAACCTGCTCTCTGTCTTTGCCATGGTGGGTGCACTTTTTGCCCTCACCCAATACCTGCAGTTGGTCGCCGGGCTGAGCATTATCAAGGCCGCACTGTGGCTACTACCCCAAGCATTCGTTTCTGCCATCGCCGGCTTTATTGCCTCGGCGCTGGTAAAGAAGGTGCCCACCGCTGCGATCGTGGCAAGCGGCATGCTCATTACCGGTAGTGGCTTTGCCATGCTCATGGCGTTAACGCCCACCACGCACCCCTGGTTCGTGTCGGTGGCGCTGTGCCTGGTGGGCCTGGGCTCAGGCATCGGGCTCACGCTCACCAATGATCTGATCATGAGCTCGGTGCGGCCCGAGGAATCCGGGCAGGCTTCGGCTATTAGCAACTCCGGCTATGAGCTCGGCACCTCCTTCGGCATTGCCATCTTGGGCTCGCTGCTGCTGAGCTTCTACCGCAGCGGCGTGGAAGGCGCACTGCCCGCGGGCCTTCCTGCGCAGGTAGTAGAAGGGGCAGAAGAAACACTGGCCACAGCCTTAGTCTTTGCCCAAGAATTGCCAGGCGAGCTCGGCGCTCAGCTAGCGGCAGCGGCAACGGATGCCTTCACCAATGCCCTTGCCTCCACCGGCGGGGTAGCCATGGGCATCATGGTTGGGTTGGCCGTTTTTGCCACCGTGATGCTGCGCGGAGTATCTGCCCAAGAAGACATCGCAGAAGATCCACAGCCAGCACTTGAGCCCGCGAGCTAA
- a CDS encoding glutamate-cysteine ligase family protein — MGDAVSTESYTPRQRTRYRQRLMDDLEVFDRHLQEAEFIDKGTIGLELELNLVDEDMQPKLCNADVLDALPKEHADEYQSEIGAYNVELNHPPLSISGDGLRELHDGLTQRLDVVREAANKAGAKVAMIGTLPSVTTDFLHSPDWMTPENRYKALSNSVLESRGELVRIDVERQERYHEDFEDVAPESTCTSIQLHLQVAPDRFAAAWNASQAIAGVQAALSANSPLFAGHKLWHESRIPVFEQSIDTRTPELITQGVRPRVWFGERWITSAFDLFEENVRYFSPLLPEDRVEAGTPIITDGKPGLHYLNLQNGTIWRWNRPIYDPNTELSHIRVENRLLPAGPSVADIVADAAFYYGLVNFLVGQTRPVWSRLSYQDATSNFFAGARDGLYAHLEWPTLGRIPVSKLVTDHLLEYAEQGLKQLEVDPKLIDENLSIIEGRAQSQQNGATWQLVALENATAAVVSEYREAQGEQALATSDLLDAPDTPLRREAIARMLKAYIAQQQTGKPVHTWSTEVH, encoded by the coding sequence ATGGGAGATGCAGTGAGCACAGAGTCCTACACGCCGCGTCAACGCACGCGCTACCGCCAACGCCTCATGGATGATCTGGAGGTGTTTGATAGGCATCTGCAAGAAGCAGAATTCATTGATAAGGGCACCATCGGCCTGGAGCTGGAGCTCAACCTCGTGGATGAGGATATGCAGCCAAAGTTGTGCAATGCCGATGTGCTTGACGCGCTGCCCAAAGAGCACGCCGATGAATACCAGTCCGAGATCGGCGCCTACAACGTAGAGCTCAATCACCCACCGCTTTCCATTTCCGGCGATGGCCTGCGCGAACTCCACGATGGCCTCACGCAGCGCCTCGACGTGGTCCGCGAGGCCGCTAACAAGGCCGGCGCTAAGGTGGCCATGATCGGCACCCTGCCCAGTGTCACCACCGATTTCTTGCACAGCCCGGATTGGATGACTCCCGAGAATCGCTACAAGGCGCTTTCTAATTCCGTGTTGGAATCGCGCGGCGAGCTGGTGCGCATCGATGTGGAGCGCCAGGAGCGCTACCACGAGGATTTTGAAGACGTTGCGCCCGAATCCACCTGCACCTCCATCCAGCTTCACCTGCAGGTAGCCCCGGATCGCTTCGCTGCGGCGTGGAATGCTTCGCAGGCCATCGCCGGTGTGCAGGCCGCGTTGAGTGCCAACTCTCCGCTTTTTGCAGGCCATAAGCTCTGGCACGAGTCGCGCATTCCCGTCTTCGAGCAGTCCATCGATACCCGCACGCCCGAGCTGATCACCCAGGGTGTGCGCCCGCGCGTGTGGTTCGGCGAGCGCTGGATTACCAGCGCCTTCGACCTCTTCGAGGAAAACGTTCGCTACTTCTCCCCACTCCTGCCCGAGGACCGCGTGGAGGCCGGCACCCCGATCATCACCGACGGCAAGCCCGGCCTGCACTACTTGAACCTGCAAAACGGCACGATCTGGCGTTGGAATCGTCCGATCTATGATCCAAACACTGAGCTTTCGCACATCCGCGTGGAAAACCGCCTGCTTCCGGCAGGCCCGAGCGTGGCAGATATCGTCGCCGACGCCGCCTTCTACTACGGCTTGGTCAATTTCTTGGTTGGCCAAACTCGTCCCGTGTGGTCGCGCCTTTCTTACCAGGACGCCACCAGCAACTTCTTCGCCGGCGCCCGCGATGGCCTCTACGCCCACCTTGAGTGGCCTACCCTTGGCCGCATTCCCGTATCTAAGCTCGTCACCGATCACCTGCTGGAGTACGCCGAGCAGGGCTTAAAGCAGCTTGAGGTGGATCCAAAGCTTATCGACGAAAACCTGAGCATCATCGAAGGCCGTGCTCAAAGCCAGCAAAATGGCGCCACATGGCAGCTCGTGGCCTTAGAAAACGCCACCGCCGCCGTAGTGTCTGAGTACCGCGAGGCCCAAGGTGAGCAAGCGCTTGCTACGAGCGATCTGCTCGATGCGCCCGATACGCCGCTTCGTCGCGAGGCCATTGCCCGCATGCTCAAGGCCTATATTGCCCAGCAGCAAACCGGCAAGCCCGTACATACCTGGTCTACCGAGGTGCACTAG
- a CDS encoding DNA cytosine methyltransferase, giving the protein MKALRLMDLFSGAGGLSLGLETGSQSIKTVAAIEANRDAAATFQLNHREAKVYNQNIEQWEMEDIGVDILAGGPPCQGFSSLGKKSQEDPRNKLWEQYVRVVAETKPTWLIIENVPNFLKSLEFQRMAENLQNDWLGSYELFSTIINAADCGVPQNRKRAIIIGHRRGGMIPLVEELINAEMAKVKRSTLKDVIFDLNYSPNETELGRRTIDLNGATLKGPFCGKELHLNRKYAELSIERFSYIKKNGNRHDIPDHLLPDCWKKHSTGASDVMGRLDWERPSVTIRTEFFKPEKGRYLHPERNRALTLLEAARIQGFPDTYKWVGSKTSIARQIGNAVPVHLAALIGRVIEKCESGDQERF; this is encoded by the coding sequence ATGAAAGCTCTACGACTAATGGATCTATTTAGCGGTGCGGGCGGCCTAAGTCTGGGGCTTGAAACAGGAAGTCAATCGATCAAAACGGTGGCCGCTATCGAGGCGAACCGTGATGCAGCCGCAACATTTCAATTAAATCATCGCGAGGCTAAAGTATACAATCAAAATATAGAACAATGGGAAATGGAAGATATAGGGGTTGACATTCTAGCAGGGGGACCGCCATGCCAAGGATTTTCAAGCTTGGGGAAAAAATCCCAGGAGGATCCGAGGAATAAACTTTGGGAACAATATGTAAGGGTTGTGGCGGAGACTAAACCCACTTGGCTAATTATCGAGAATGTGCCAAATTTCCTAAAGAGCCTAGAGTTCCAGCGCATGGCAGAAAATCTGCAGAACGACTGGCTAGGATCTTACGAGTTATTCTCAACCATAATCAACGCGGCCGACTGTGGAGTTCCTCAAAACCGTAAGAGAGCAATCATTATCGGTCATCGTCGTGGTGGAATGATACCGCTCGTTGAAGAATTAATAAATGCAGAAATGGCCAAGGTTAAACGGTCGACTCTGAAGGATGTAATTTTCGACCTAAACTACAGTCCGAATGAAACAGAATTAGGTCGAAGGACGATCGATTTGAACGGGGCGACCCTCAAGGGGCCATTTTGCGGCAAAGAGCTCCACCTGAACAGAAAATATGCCGAGCTCTCCATAGAAAGATTTTCGTATATAAAGAAAAATGGAAATAGGCACGATATTCCTGACCACCTGCTACCTGATTGTTGGAAAAAACATTCAACAGGCGCAAGCGATGTTATGGGTCGCTTAGATTGGGAGCGGCCGTCAGTGACTATACGGACGGAATTTTTCAAGCCTGAAAAGGGAAGGTATTTGCATCCAGAGAGGAACAGGGCGTTGACCCTTCTGGAGGCTGCCCGTATCCAAGGCTTTCCAGATACGTATAAGTGGGTTGGCTCTAAAACCTCTATCGCCCGTCAAATAGGCAATGCTGTTCCAGTTCACCTGGCGGCGCTAATTGGGCGGGTTATCGAAAAGTGCGAGAGTGGCGACCAGGAAAGGTTTTAA
- a CDS encoding AAA family ATPase, with protein sequence MAKFVTKTILDNAKAGDLVADLQKMWDPKVWGRSSIRELTLDKYKSFELGTVVSFDFPITVLVGANGGGKSSVLQAVAGAPARASLKKFWFSSKIDEIKDQPNQTFSYRYVAGKATKEEIRSIGEPNQGFLHQDTKDIVLARVRKARVTKQFTKKA encoded by the coding sequence TTGGCCAAATTTGTTACCAAAACGATCTTAGACAACGCGAAAGCGGGAGACTTGGTCGCGGATCTGCAGAAAATGTGGGATCCAAAAGTGTGGGGTCGAAGTTCAATTAGGGAACTCACGTTGGATAAATATAAGAGTTTCGAGCTGGGCACGGTAGTGTCCTTCGATTTTCCAATAACTGTACTCGTTGGCGCCAATGGGGGTGGAAAATCGTCTGTGCTGCAGGCTGTTGCGGGTGCTCCGGCTAGAGCTAGCCTCAAGAAATTCTGGTTTTCGAGCAAAATTGATGAAATCAAAGATCAGCCAAATCAAACTTTCTCGTACAGATATGTGGCAGGCAAGGCCACCAAGGAGGAAATTCGCTCGATAGGTGAGCCTAACCAAGGTTTCCTGCATCAAGACACCAAAGACATTGTGCTCGCTAGAGTCAGGAAGGCTCGTGTCACAAAGCAATTTACCAAAAAAGCATGA